The Coffea arabica cultivar ET-39 chromosome 8e, Coffea Arabica ET-39 HiFi, whole genome shotgun sequence genome window below encodes:
- the LOC113704645 gene encoding uncharacterized protein, whose amino-acid sequence MTLSMVAQSVLSQWKRPPAGYVKANFDGAIFVEGDISGIGVVIRDAEGNFMAGLAKQIPGIFAPEVIESYAAKAAVELLLDLHLPMIILEGDCLKVVKMLQTTETDASACGMLVDDILRDIQSFATWEASWVPRQLNNVMRRVAKYACSISNGCIWRDFPPDFIVTALAADIISD is encoded by the coding sequence ATGACATTGAGTATGGTCGCGCAATCTGTTTTGTCACAATGGAAGAGACCTCCTGCGGGCTATGTTAAAGCTAACTTTGACGGGGCTATCTTTGTTGAGGGTGACATTTCAGGTATTGGAGTTGTCATTAGAGATGCCGAGGGTAATTTCATGGCAGGATTGGCAAAGCAAATTCCAGGAATTTTTGCACCAGAGGTTATTGAATCTTATGCTGCAAAGGCCGCGGTTGAGTTGTTATTGGATCTACATTTGCCCATGATTATTCTTGAGGGTGATTGTCTAAAAGTCGTTAAAATGCTTCAAACTACAGAGACAGATGCATCAGCTTGTGGAATGCTGGTAGATGATATTCTCAGAGATATACAAAGCTTTGCAACATGGGAAGCATCATGGGTGCCTAGACAGCTGAACAATGTCATGCGTCGTGTTGCTAAATATGCTTGTTCTATTTCTAATGGCTGTATATGGAGGGACTTCCCTCCAGATTTTATTGTTACCGCGCTTGCTGCGGACATCATCTCAGATTAA